One Campylobacter pinnipediorum subsp. caledonicus genomic window carries:
- a CDS encoding redoxin family protein, with protein sequence MILKDIDGVEFDFSEFIKTNDCVVFLYPKMGQSSKFLDDDLKNKEGMTGCTLQTKSYQDLKNEFLKNNFKIVALGSHGFEKQKAFKQEVGADFIFLNDEKFILEQELGLKTFTTNDGNKFYFRQTLIFKNSKLIHQHDVKDVQSDASQTLKFIESL encoded by the coding sequence GTGATTTTAAAAGACATAGATGGTGTAGAATTTGATTTTTCAGAGTTTATAAAAACCAATGATTGTGTTGTGTTTTTGTATCCAAAAATGGGTCAAAGCAGTAAGTTTTTAGATGATGATTTGAAAAACAAAGAGGGTATGACAGGTTGCACCTTGCAAACTAAAAGCTATCAAGATTTAAAAAATGAGTTTTTGAAAAATAATTTCAAGATAGTTGCATTAGGTTCACATGGTTTTGAAAAACAAAAGGCCTTTAAGCAAGAAGTTGGAGCTGATTTTATATTTTTAAATGATGAAAAATTTATACTAGAACAAGAGCTAGGGCTTAAAACTTTTACAACAAATGATGGTAATAAATTTTATTTTAGACAAACATTGATTTTTAAAAACTCAAAATTAATACATCAACACGATGTTAAAGATGTTCAAAGCGATGCATCTCAAACTCTAAAATTTATTGAGTCTTTATAA
- the modB gene encoding molybdate ABC transporter permease subunit, with protein sequence MFSIDFSPFYVSLKLSLITTFILFILVTPLAYFFARFDFRFKPFFESLVSLPLVLPPSVLGFYLLLFLSPYSTFGKFIENTFDIRLVFNFYGLVVASCIYSLPFMFSPLQSGFANLKNNLFEASYSLGKGRLATLCFVALPNIKSSLLTALVISFAHTMGEFGVVLMIGGSIGDETRVASIAIFESVEMLDYDKANIYSMCMLVFSFGILFLLYFLNLKTKNNFK encoded by the coding sequence ATGTTTAGTATAGATTTTTCCCCTTTTTACGTATCGTTAAAACTCTCTTTAATTACTACTTTTATTTTATTTATATTAGTTACACCTTTGGCATATTTTTTTGCAAGATTTGATTTTAGATTTAAACCATTTTTTGAATCTCTTGTATCGCTTCCTTTGGTATTGCCGCCTAGTGTGCTTGGATTTTATCTATTGCTTTTTTTATCTCCATATTCTACTTTTGGAAAATTTATAGAAAATACTTTTGATATTCGCTTGGTTTTTAATTTTTATGGTTTGGTTGTTGCCAGCTGTATTTATTCCTTACCTTTTATGTTCTCACCACTTCAATCTGGTTTTGCAAATTTAAAAAATAATCTTTTTGAAGCAAGTTATTCTCTTGGTAAAGGAAGGCTTGCAACTCTTTGTTTTGTTGCTTTGCCAAATATAAAATCAAGTTTGCTTACAGCTTTGGTTATAAGTTTTGCTCATACTATGGGAGAGTTCGGGGTTGTTTTGATGATAGGTGGAAGTATAGGAGATGAGACGAGGGTTGCTAGTATAGCGATATTTGAATCAGTTGAAATGCTTGATTATGACAAAGCAAATATATACTCTATGTGCATGCTTGTTTTTAGTTTTGGTATTTTATTTTTGTTATACTTTTTAAATTTAAAAACAAAAAATAATTTTAAATAA
- a CDS encoding glycosyltransferase family 4 protein, translated as MKKLTFLRMNPKAVGGAEIYLSRLTQALKNENIRCEIKSLKMPKLISSWIKALIFNKYARFSKKDDIYFSLERIDSADIYRAGDGVHKVYMKSKKFWFSNPLNFVYPYLEKKCFTNSKLIIANSNFIKKQIVDTYDIKNEKIKVIYNGVKLQDDFDKNEFKQAICKELNIDIKTPIILFVGSGFKRKGVDVFLNMLSKMDQNFNAIIIGKDKKLNNYKSKSKELGLENKVFFMGARKDVDRYYKASDIFIFPTKYEPFSNVVLEALSFKNVVFTTSSNGASEILSEKFVIKNDDFIQNIKFINKLLADKDLLQKEQNSSFELVKNFSIEKNAKETISAIKSIVK; from the coding sequence ATGAAAAAATTAACATTTTTAAGAATGAATCCAAAAGCAGTTGGTGGAGCAGAGATTTATCTATCAAGACTAACACAAGCTTTAAAAAATGAAAATATACGTTGTGAGATAAAAAGCCTAAAAATGCCAAAGCTTATAAGCTCTTGGATAAAGGCTTTGATATTCAACAAATATGCAAGGTTTTCAAAAAAAGATGATATTTATTTTAGTTTAGAAAGAATTGACTCAGCCGATATTTATAGGGCTGGGGATGGCGTTCATAAAGTATATATGAAAAGTAAAAAATTTTGGTTTTCAAACCCTTTAAATTTCGTATATCCATACCTTGAAAAAAAATGCTTTACAAACTCAAAACTTATAATAGCAAACTCAAATTTTATAAAAAAACAGATTGTTGATACATATGATATAAAAAATGAAAAAATAAAAGTTATATATAATGGTGTAAAACTACAAGATGATTTTGACAAAAATGAGTTTAAACAAGCAATATGCAAAGAGTTAAATATAGACATAAAAACACCGATAATACTCTTTGTTGGAAGTGGTTTTAAAAGAAAAGGCGTTGATGTCTTTTTAAATATGCTTTCAAAAATGGATCAAAATTTCAATGCCATCATAATAGGAAAAGATAAAAAATTAAATAATTACAAGAGCAAATCAAAAGAACTTGGGCTAGAAAACAAGGTCTTTTTTATGGGTGCCAGAAAAGATGTAGATAGATATTATAAAGCTAGTGATATTTTTATATTTCCTACAAAATACGAGCCATTTTCAAATGTAGTTTTGGAAGCATTAAGCTTTAAGAATGTCGTATTTACAACATCTAGCAATGGAGCAAGTGAAATTTTATCAGAAAAATTTGTGATAAAAAATGATGATTTTATTCAAAATATAAAGTTTATAAATAAGTTGTTGGCCGATAAAGATTTGTTGCAAAAAGAACAAAATAGCTCTTTTGAACTCGTTAAAAATTTCAGCATAGAAAAAAATGCAAAAGAAACTATATCAGCTATAAAAAGCATTGTAAAATGA
- the waaF gene encoding lipopolysaccharide heptosyltransferase II, whose protein sequence is MRIFIELPTWLGDCIMATPAIQSLVENFPDCKIVFFGSFVSTEILKSHKNCEFTIIDESKKHSFRWLYIFKICKKIGKFDLGISFRSSFTSYVLLKFIKANKKLQFKKIKTSIHQANKYLNFVKDSLNIKKINDDLYIPINKEDTKNYIGINPGATYGSAKKWYPEYFAEVAIKMDRNYEFLIFGSKNESKICDEISEILQKNDINFKNLCGKTNIQELCKYISSLKLFITNDSGPMHIAANYKIPTIALFGPTKYNETSPFKNKNAHLLHLDLTCQPCMKRICPIKTHECMKNLTPDIVIKKIKEIGF, encoded by the coding sequence ATGAGAATTTTCATAGAACTTCCAACTTGGCTTGGCGACTGCATAATGGCAACACCTGCTATACAAAGCTTGGTGGAAAATTTTCCGGATTGTAAGATAGTTTTTTTTGGCTCTTTTGTTAGTACGGAAATTTTAAAATCTCACAAAAACTGCGAATTTACAATCATAGACGAAAGCAAAAAACATAGCTTTAGATGGCTTTATATTTTTAAGATTTGTAAAAAAATAGGCAAATTTGATCTTGGCATTAGTTTTAGAAGCTCATTTACAAGCTATGTATTGCTTAAATTTATCAAAGCAAATAAAAAACTACAGTTTAAAAAAATAAAAACAAGCATTCATCAAGCAAACAAATATCTAAATTTTGTAAAAGATAGTTTAAACATAAAAAAAATAAACGATGATTTGTATATACCAATAAATAAAGAAGATACAAAAAACTATATAGGAATAAACCCTGGTGCTACATATGGAAGTGCTAAAAAATGGTATCCTGAATACTTTGCAGAAGTTGCAATAAAAATGGATAGAAATTATGAATTTTTAATATTTGGTTCAAAAAATGAATCAAAAATTTGTGATGAAATATCTGAAATTTTACAAAAAAACGATATAAATTTTAAAAATTTATGCGGAAAAACAAATATACAAGAACTTTGCAAATACATAAGCTCTTTAAAGCTCTTTATTACAAACGATAGCGGACCTATGCATATAGCGGCTAATTACAAAATACCAACGATAGCTCTTTTTGGTCCAACAAAATATAACGAAACAAGTCCTTTCAAAAACAAAAACGCACATTTGTTGCACCTAGATCTGACCTGTCAGCCTTGCATGAAAAGAATATGCCCCATAAAAACTCACGAGTGCATGAAAAACCTAACTCCTGATATAGTTATAAAAAAAATAAAGGAAATTGGATTTTGA
- the rpoC gene encoding DNA-directed RNA polymerase subunit beta' encodes MNELKPIEIKEEQRPRDFEAFQLRLASPERIKSWSYGEVKKPETINYRTLKPERDGLFCAKIFGPIRDYECLCGKYKKMRYKGIKCEKCGVEVTSSKVRRSRMGHIELVTPVAHIWYVNSLPSRIGTLLGIKMKDLERVLYYEAYIVETPGDAFYDNENTKKVEKYDVLNEEQYQLLLQRYENNGFSARMGGEVIHDMLAELDLTDILFNLKADMETTNSEAKKKSIVKRLKVVESFLNSGNRPEWMMITNLPVLPPDLRPLVSLDGGKFAVSDVNDLYRRVINRNSRLKRLMELDAPEIIIRNEKRMLQEAVDALFDNGRRANAVKGANKRPLKSLSEIIKGKQGRFRQNLLGKRVDFSGRSVIVVGPKLRMDQCGLPKKMALELFKPHLLARLEEKGYATTVKQAKKMIEDKTNEVWECLEEVVKDHPVMLNRAPTLHKLSIQAFHPVLVEGKAIQLHPLVCAAFNADFDGDQMAVHVPLSQEAISECKILMLSSMNILLPASGKAITVPSQDMVLGIYYLSLQRDDVLGANKIFASVDEVMIAEEAHSLGLHAKIKTIVDGRTIFTTAGRLILRSIIPDFVPENLWNKVMKKKDISALVDYVYKNGGLEVTAEFLDKLKNLGFRYATKAGISISIADIIVPENKQKLIDEAKKKVRDIQKQYGGGLLTDSERYNKIVDIWTDTNNSVASEMMNLVKNDKGGFNSIYMMADSGARGSAAQIRQLAGMRGLMAKPDGSIIETPIVSNFREGLNMMEYFISTHGARKGLADTALKTANAGYLTRKLIDVAQNVKVTMHDCGTHEGVEITEITENGELIESLEERVLGRVLADDVIDPITNEILFSEGTLMDEEKSKVLSESGIKAVSIRTPITCKAAKGVCAKCYGINLGEGKLVKPGEAVGIISAQSIGEPGTQLTLRTFHIGGTASTEQQDRQIVAQKEGFIRYYNLNTYENNGKIIVANRRSAAVLLVEPKIKSAINGTIEIETAHEDINVTVKNKKEEVKYTIRRGDLAKPNELAGVSGKIEGKLYIPYSNGDEIAENESIVEVIKEGWNVPNRIPFASELKIQDGEPVTQKILAGAEGAIKYFILKGDYLDRVKDIKKGQKVEQKGLFVIVSDKDGREAVRHYIPRNSIIELDDNSDVSASSVVALPDSNDKLIIAEWDPYSTPIIAEESGVVSFEDIEPGYSVSEQFDEATGQSRLVVNEYLPSGVKPTIIVATKNGGLIRYQLDPKTAIFVSDGASVAQADILAKTPKAVAKSKDITGGLPRVSELFEARRPKNTAVIAEIDGVVRFDKPLRSKERIIIEAEDGTSAEYLIDKTRQIQVRSGEFVHAGEKLTDGLISSHDILRILGEKALHYYLISEIQQVYRSQGVAIADKHIEIIVSQMLRQVKIVDSGNTNFIVGDLISRAKFKEENERIMRIGGEPAIAEPVLLGVTRAAIGSDSVISAASFQETTKVLTEASIAAKFDYLEDLKENVILGRMIPVGTGLYKDYNVKIKAL; translated from the coding sequence ATGAATGAGTTAAAACCTATTGAGATAAAAGAAGAGCAAAGACCTCGTGATTTTGAGGCCTTTCAACTTCGTTTGGCTAGCCCTGAGAGAATCAAATCTTGGAGCTACGGAGAGGTAAAAAAACCAGAAACTATAAACTATAGAACTTTAAAACCTGAGCGCGATGGTCTTTTTTGTGCAAAAATTTTTGGCCCTATTCGTGATTATGAGTGCCTTTGTGGAAAATACAAAAAAATGCGTTACAAAGGTATTAAGTGTGAAAAATGTGGTGTTGAAGTAACAAGTTCTAAAGTTAGAAGATCTCGTATGGGACATATAGAGCTAGTAACTCCAGTTGCTCATATTTGGTATGTTAACTCTTTGCCAAGTAGAATAGGTACATTGCTTGGTATAAAAATGAAAGACTTGGAGCGTGTGTTATACTATGAAGCATATATAGTTGAAACTCCAGGAGATGCTTTTTATGATAATGAAAATACAAAAAAAGTAGAAAAATATGATGTTTTAAATGAAGAGCAATATCAGCTTTTATTGCAACGTTATGAAAATAATGGTTTTTCTGCAAGAATGGGGGGTGAAGTTATTCACGATATGCTTGCAGAGCTTGATTTAACTGATATTTTATTTAATCTTAAAGCAGATATGGAAACTACAAATTCAGAGGCTAAGAAAAAAAGTATCGTAAAACGCCTAAAAGTCGTTGAAAGCTTTTTAAACTCTGGTAACCGCCCTGAATGGATGATGATAACCAATTTACCTGTTTTACCACCTGACCTAAGACCTCTTGTTAGTCTTGATGGTGGAAAATTTGCTGTATCTGATGTAAATGACTTGTATCGTAGAGTTATAAATAGAAATAGTAGATTAAAGCGTTTAATGGAACTTGATGCGCCTGAGATTATTATTAGAAATGAAAAAAGAATGCTTCAAGAAGCAGTTGATGCACTTTTTGATAATGGTAGAAGAGCAAATGCAGTAAAAGGTGCAAATAAGCGTCCTTTAAAATCACTTTCTGAAATAATAAAAGGAAAGCAAGGACGTTTCCGTCAAAACTTGCTTGGTAAGCGTGTCGACTTCTCTGGTCGTTCAGTTATTGTTGTTGGACCAAAGTTAAGAATGGATCAGTGCGGATTGCCTAAGAAAATGGCACTTGAATTATTTAAGCCACATTTGCTAGCTCGTCTTGAAGAAAAAGGATATGCTACAACTGTAAAACAAGCCAAAAAGATGATAGAAGACAAGACTAATGAGGTTTGGGAGTGTCTTGAAGAGGTTGTTAAAGACCATCCAGTTATGTTAAACCGTGCACCTACACTACATAAATTGTCAATTCAAGCATTTCACCCTGTTTTGGTTGAAGGTAAAGCTATACAACTACACCCTCTTGTTTGTGCTGCATTTAATGCTGACTTTGATGGTGACCAGATGGCTGTTCACGTTCCACTTAGCCAAGAAGCTATTTCAGAATGTAAGATACTTATGCTTAGTTCCATGAATATCTTGCTTCCAGCAAGCGGTAAGGCTATAACAGTTCCTTCGCAGGACATGGTTTTAGGAATTTATTATCTAAGCTTACAAAGAGATGATGTATTGGGCGCAAATAAAATTTTTGCTAGCGTTGATGAAGTTATGATAGCCGAAGAAGCACACTCTTTAGGCCTGCATGCTAAGATAAAAACAATAGTTGATGGACGTACTATATTTACAACTGCTGGTAGACTTATACTTCGTTCTATCATACCTGATTTTGTTCCTGAAAATTTATGGAACAAGGTTATGAAGAAAAAAGATATATCAGCGTTGGTTGATTATGTTTATAAAAATGGCGGATTAGAAGTTACAGCTGAGTTTTTAGATAAGCTTAAAAATTTAGGTTTTAGATATGCTACAAAAGCTGGTATTTCTATATCTATTGCTGATATTATTGTTCCTGAAAATAAACAAAAGCTTATAGATGAAGCTAAGAAAAAAGTTCGCGATATACAAAAACAGTATGGTGGTGGTTTGTTGACAGATTCTGAAAGATACAACAAAATAGTTGATATCTGGACAGATACAAACAACTCTGTTGCTAGTGAGATGATGAACCTTGTTAAGAATGATAAAGGCGGATTTAACTCAATTTATATGATGGCAGACTCTGGTGCTAGGGGTAGTGCGGCTCAGATTCGTCAGCTTGCTGGTATGCGTGGTCTTATGGCAAAACCTGATGGCTCTATTATTGAAACACCTATCGTTTCTAACTTCCGTGAAGGTCTAAATATGATGGAATACTTCATCTCTACCCACGGTGCTAGAAAAGGTCTTGCGGATACTGCACTAAAAACAGCGAATGCTGGTTATCTAACAAGAAAACTAATAGATGTTGCTCAAAATGTTAAGGTTACTATGCACGATTGCGGTACTCACGAAGGTGTTGAAATAACTGAAATCACTGAAAATGGTGAGCTTATAGAAAGCCTTGAAGAAAGAGTTCTTGGTAGAGTTTTAGCTGATGATGTTATTGATCCTATAACAAATGAAATTTTATTTAGCGAAGGCACTTTGATGGATGAAGAGAAGTCAAAAGTACTTAGCGAATCAGGAATCAAAGCTGTTAGTATAAGAACTCCTATAACTTGTAAAGCTGCAAAAGGCGTTTGTGCTAAATGTTATGGTATAAACCTAGGAGAGGGTAAATTAGTCAAACCAGGCGAGGCTGTTGGTATTATTTCAGCTCAGTCTATTGGTGAGCCAGGAACACAGCTTACTCTTAGAACATTCCACATAGGTGGTACTGCTTCTACTGAACAGCAAGATAGACAGATAGTGGCTCAAAAAGAGGGCTTTATAAGGTATTATAATTTAAATACTTATGAAAATAATGGAAAGATTATAGTAGCTAATAGAAGAAGTGCTGCTGTACTTTTGGTTGAACCAAAAATAAAATCTGCCATAAATGGTACTATAGAGATAGAAACAGCTCACGAAGATATAAATGTAACTGTTAAGAATAAAAAAGAAGAGGTTAAATATACCATAAGACGTGGTGATTTAGCTAAACCTAATGAGCTTGCTGGTGTAAGTGGAAAGATAGAAGGAAAGCTTTATATTCCTTATTCTAATGGTGATGAGATAGCTGAAAACGAAAGTATAGTTGAAGTAATTAAAGAGGGATGGAATGTTCCAAATCGTATTCCTTTTGCAAGTGAACTTAAAATACAAGACGGTGAACCTGTAACTCAGAAGATATTAGCTGGTGCTGAAGGAGCTATAAAATACTTTATTCTAAAAGGCGATTATCTAGATAGGGTAAAAGATATCAAAAAAGGTCAAAAAGTAGAGCAAAAAGGTTTATTTGTAATAGTTTCTGATAAAGATGGAAGAGAAGCTGTTAGACATTATATTCCTAGAAACTCTATAATAGAATTAGATGATAATTCAGATGTGTCTGCAAGTAGTGTAGTAGCTCTTCCTGATAGTAACGATAAGCTTATTATTGCTGAGTGGGATCCTTATTCTACTCCTATTATTGCTGAGGAATCAGGCGTTGTTAGTTTTGAAGATATAGAACCTGGATATAGCGTATCAGAACAATTTGATGAAGCAACAGGTCAAAGTCGTTTGGTTGTAAATGAATATCTTCCAAGTGGTGTTAAGCCTACTATTATAGTAGCTACTAAAAATGGTGGCTTGATAAGATATCAGTTAGATCCTAAGACAGCTATATTTGTTTCAGATGGAGCTAGTGTTGCTCAGGCTGATATTTTGGCTAAGACTCCAAAAGCTGTTGCTAAGTCAAAAGATATTACTGGTGGTCTTCCTCGCGTTAGTGAGTTGTTTGAAGCAAGACGTCCTAAAAATACAGCTGTTATTGCTGAAATTGATGGTGTTGTTAGATTTGATAAACCTCTTCGCTCTAAGGAAAGAATTATTATTGAAGCCGAAGATGGAACAAGTGCTGAATACTTGATAGATAAAACACGTCAAATTCAAGTAAGAAGCGGGGAGTTTGTTCATGCTGGCGAAAAACTAACAGATGGTCTTATATCAAGCCATGATATATTAAGAATACTTGGTGAAAAAGCGTTACATTATTATTTGATAAGTGAAATTCAGCAAGTTTATCGTAGTCAAGGTGTTGCGATAGCTGATAAACATATTGAAATAATAGTTTCTCAAATGTTGCGTCAAGTTAAGATAGTTGATAGTGGAAATACTAACTTTATCGTTGGAGACCTCATCTCTAGAGCTAAGTTTAAAGAAGAAAACGAGCGTATTATGAGAATAGGTGGAGAGCCTGCTATCGCAGAACCTGTATTGCTTGGTGTTACTAGGGCTGCCATTGGAAGTGATAGTGTTATATCTGCTGCTTCTTTCCAAGAAACTACAAAGGTACTGACAGAGGCTTCTATTGCAGCTAAATTTGATTATTTAGAAGATCTAAAAGAAAACGTTATACTTGGTCGTATGATTCCAGTTGGAACAGGTTTATACAAAGACTATAATGTAAAAATAAAAGCTCTTTAA
- a CDS encoding glycosyltransferase family 4 protein, whose protein sequence is MINILELESSKGFGGQEHRTQRVINGLNKQKFKVFYGLNKGSTSFIKDIDCEFVEFDLRKIYNIFEIIKICRFVKKNDIKIISTHSGKDGIIGSIVGKICKVKVIRTRHLQTPISSSMSYNLCTKVVAVSNATKYSLINKGVKENLIDVVYTGVDTKKFNPNFKKDIKKELNLASNTVVIGIVAVLRGAKNHEFLINAFNELNLEKCALIIVGDGPQEDYLKEITKDNKNIFMLGNRTDVADFMGSFDIFVLPSKMEALGTVLLEAGSCEVPCIGSNVGGIVEVVLDNKTGFVFNLDNKEELKNAIFKLVQDKGLRYKFGKNAREYVYNNFSIEQMVKKTEILYETI, encoded by the coding sequence ATGATAAATATACTTGAGCTTGAAAGTTCCAAAGGGTTTGGTGGTCAAGAGCATAGAACCCAGCGTGTCATAAATGGACTCAATAAACAAAAATTTAAAGTTTTTTATGGTTTAAATAAAGGTTCTACTAGTTTTATAAAAGATATAGATTGTGAATTCGTTGAGTTTGATCTTAGAAAAATTTATAATATTTTTGAAATTATTAAAATATGTCGTTTTGTTAAAAAAAATGATATTAAAATTATATCAACCCACTCAGGAAAAGATGGAATAATAGGCTCTATAGTTGGTAAAATTTGTAAAGTTAAAGTTATTAGGACAAGGCATTTACAAACTCCTATAAGTTCTTCAATGAGTTATAATTTATGCACCAAAGTTGTTGCTGTATCAAATGCTACAAAATATAGTTTAATTAACAAAGGTGTTAAAGAAAATTTAATAGATGTTGTTTATACGGGTGTTGATACTAAAAAGTTTAACCCAAATTTCAAAAAAGATATAAAAAAAGAGCTAAATTTGGCATCTAATACGGTTGTTATTGGTATTGTAGCTGTATTAAGAGGTGCTAAAAATCACGAATTTTTAATAAATGCCTTCAATGAACTTAATCTAGAAAAATGTGCTTTGATTATTGTCGGTGATGGGCCGCAAGAAGATTATTTAAAAGAGATAACAAAAGACAATAAAAACATATTTATGCTTGGAAACAGGACTGATGTTGCTGATTTTATGGGTAGTTTTGATATTTTTGTTTTACCTTCTAAAATGGAGGCACTTGGCACTGTTTTATTGGAAGCCGGAAGTTGTGAAGTGCCTTGCATAGGAAGTAATGTTGGTGGTATTGTGGAAGTTGTTTTGGATAATAAAACAGGATTTGTTTTTAATTTAGATAATAAAGAAGAGCTTAAAAATGCAATATTTAAATTAGTGCAAGACAAGGGGCTAAGATATAAATTTGGCAAAAACGCAAGAGAATATGTCTATAATAATTTTTCAATAGAACAAATGGTTAAAAAAACGGAGATTTTATATGAAACTATCTGA